The following proteins come from a genomic window of Mycolicibacterium rufum:
- the ipdF gene encoding (5R,7aS)-5-hydroxy-7a-methyl-1-oxo-2,3,5,6,7,7a-hexahydro-1H-indene-carboxyl-CoA reductase, with amino-acid sequence MDLSVAPTEVEGHNLLAGKVVLVTAAAGTGIGSTTARRALLEGADVVVSDYHERRLNETRDELAALGLGAVHAVVCDVTSTAAVDALITAAAEAAGRLDVLVNNAGLGGQTPVIDMTDDEWDRVLNVTLTSVMRATRAALRYFRDAGHGGVIVNNASVLGWRAQHSQSHYAAAKAGVMALTRCSAIEAVEYGVRINAVSPSIARHKFLEKTSSADLLDRLAQGEAFGRAAEPWEVASTIAFLASDYSSYLTGEVISVSSQHP; translated from the coding sequence ATGGATCTGTCCGTCGCCCCGACCGAAGTCGAGGGCCACAACCTGCTGGCCGGCAAGGTCGTCCTGGTGACCGCTGCCGCGGGCACCGGGATCGGATCGACGACGGCGCGCCGTGCCCTGCTCGAGGGCGCCGACGTCGTGGTCTCCGACTATCACGAGCGCCGGCTGAACGAGACCCGTGACGAACTCGCCGCGCTCGGCCTGGGCGCCGTGCACGCCGTGGTGTGCGACGTCACCTCGACCGCGGCCGTCGACGCACTGATCACCGCCGCCGCCGAGGCGGCCGGCCGGCTCGACGTGCTCGTCAACAATGCCGGCCTCGGCGGGCAGACCCCCGTCATCGACATGACCGACGATGAGTGGGATCGCGTGCTCAACGTGACGCTCACCTCGGTGATGCGCGCGACGCGCGCCGCGCTGCGGTACTTCCGCGACGCCGGGCACGGCGGCGTGATCGTCAACAACGCCAGCGTGCTGGGCTGGCGCGCGCAGCACTCCCAATCCCATTACGCCGCAGCCAAAGCGGGAGTCATGGCGTTGACACGGTGCAGTGCGATCGAGGCCGTCGAGTACGGCGTGCGGATCAACGCGGTCTCGCCCAGCATCGCCCGGCACAAGTTCCTGGAGAAGACCTCGAGCGCCGACCTGCTCGACCGGCTGGCCCAGGGCGAGGCGTTCGGCCGCGCCGCCGAGCCGTGGGAGGTCGCGTCCACCATCGCGTTCCTGGCCAGTGACTACTCCAGTTACCTGACCGGCGAGGTGATCTCGGTGTCGAGTCAGCACCCATGA
- the kstR2 gene encoding TetR family transcriptional regulator KstR2, with protein sequence MSAGPANTRRDELLALAATMFAERGLRATTVRDIADSAGILSGSLYHHFSSKEEMVDEVLRGFLDWLFERYRQIVETEPNPLERLKGLFMASFEAIATRHAEVVIYQDEAKRLSAQERFSYVEERNREQRKMWVDVLTQGIEEGYFRPDVDVDLVYRFIRDTTWVSVRWYQPGGPLTAEEVGRQYLSIVLGGITTTKRSSS encoded by the coding sequence ATGAGCGCCGGACCCGCCAACACCCGTCGCGACGAGCTCTTGGCGCTCGCCGCGACGATGTTCGCCGAGCGCGGTCTGCGGGCCACCACGGTCCGCGACATCGCCGACTCCGCCGGCATCCTCTCGGGCAGCCTGTACCACCACTTCTCCTCGAAGGAGGAGATGGTCGACGAGGTGCTGCGCGGGTTCCTGGACTGGCTCTTCGAGCGCTACCGCCAGATCGTCGAGACCGAGCCGAATCCGTTGGAGCGCCTCAAGGGACTGTTCATGGCGTCGTTCGAAGCGATCGCCACCCGGCACGCCGAGGTCGTCATCTACCAGGACGAGGCCAAGCGGCTGTCGGCCCAGGAGCGGTTCTCCTACGTCGAGGAGCGCAACCGGGAACAGCGCAAGATGTGGGTCGACGTGCTGACCCAGGGCATCGAGGAGGGCTACTTCCGGCCCGACGTCGACGTCGACCTCGTCTACCGGTTCATCCGCGACACCACCTGGGTGTCGGTCCGCTGGTACCAGCCGGGTGGTCCGCTGACCGCCGAAGAGGTGGGCCGGCAGTAT